From Bosea sp. NBC_00550, the proteins below share one genomic window:
- a CDS encoding M28 family peptidase, with translation MAHEMIETLCGAVSATAMMEHLEVFARRVKLSGTPEELESFRYLQSRLDTYGLKTHLILHDAYISLPGDAYIEVDGSRLQCITQSFSRPSPAGGVHAPIVYAGAGLPKDFAALDARGKIVLLEHIANPGAALRSSRAGAVGQIHISPHEHLHEMCISSVWGSPSDETMDRLPSTVVVSVRKVDGDALKRRIEAGETIEATLHAEVDTGWRKTPLLTGDLIRKNAGPDEPFVMFSGHHDTWHLGVMDNGTANATMLEIARLFAANRSHLRRSLRLCFWSGHSHGRYSGSTWYADNYWKELATRCVAHVNIDSTGAFGNTVLTDALSSSELFGLASEAIKQQGDQTLDRHRMSRAGDQSFWGIGVPSMFMGMGEQPLGTANVMGAVLGGINRKAAGFGWWWHTPDDTLDKIDKDLLVRDARIYVHALWRLLTDRILPLDYAAHAAALAEEIGEIEKGLAGALNLTELACSLAAMREAAGALRDQAASNISDAEADRINSAIVATSRAMVPMDYTSGDRFEPDPALTQTPYPILDPLRRLAAAASDSGETRFFAVSAKRGLNRLVHALNQATTALRR, from the coding sequence ATGGCGCACGAGATGATCGAAACGCTGTGCGGAGCAGTGAGCGCCACTGCGATGATGGAGCATCTTGAGGTATTTGCTCGCCGTGTGAAATTATCGGGAACGCCTGAGGAGCTCGAAAGCTTTCGGTACCTGCAGTCGCGACTTGATACCTATGGGCTAAAAACCCATCTGATCCTTCACGATGCCTATATCAGCCTGCCGGGTGATGCTTATATTGAAGTCGATGGAAGTAGGCTTCAATGCATTACGCAATCATTCTCACGCCCCTCGCCGGCGGGCGGCGTGCATGCGCCAATCGTCTATGCAGGCGCTGGGCTACCGAAAGATTTTGCGGCTCTCGATGCGCGCGGCAAGATCGTTCTCCTCGAACATATCGCCAATCCTGGAGCGGCCCTCCGGTCTTCGAGAGCAGGCGCGGTTGGGCAGATCCATATCAGCCCACATGAACACCTCCACGAGATGTGCATTTCCTCGGTCTGGGGCAGCCCGAGCGACGAAACGATGGACCGATTGCCCAGCACGGTCGTGGTCAGCGTCAGGAAAGTTGATGGCGACGCGCTCAAGCGACGCATCGAGGCCGGCGAAACAATCGAAGCAACACTGCACGCGGAAGTAGATACCGGCTGGCGGAAAACGCCGCTATTGACGGGAGATCTGATCCGAAAAAATGCAGGGCCGGACGAGCCTTTCGTCATGTTTTCGGGCCATCATGACACTTGGCATCTTGGGGTCATGGATAACGGCACCGCGAACGCGACCATGCTTGAGATTGCCCGCCTTTTCGCGGCAAATCGCTCGCACCTTCGGCGTAGCCTCAGGCTGTGCTTTTGGTCCGGCCATTCTCACGGCCGCTATTCAGGCTCAACTTGGTACGCTGACAATTACTGGAAAGAGCTGGCGACGCGCTGCGTCGCGCATGTGAACATCGATTCGACGGGCGCATTCGGCAACACGGTGTTGACGGATGCTCTATCGTCCTCGGAACTCTTCGGGCTGGCGTCGGAAGCGATCAAGCAGCAGGGAGACCAGACGCTCGACCGCCACCGCATGAGCAGAGCGGGTGATCAATCGTTCTGGGGAATCGGGGTTCCCTCAATGTTCATGGGGATGGGCGAGCAGCCGCTCGGTACGGCTAATGTGATGGGCGCCGTACTCGGTGGCATAAATCGCAAGGCTGCCGGCTTTGGTTGGTGGTGGCACACACCTGACGATACGCTCGACAAGATCGATAAGGACCTGTTGGTCCGCGACGCACGCATTTATGTTCACGCATTGTGGCGCCTCTTGACTGATCGTATTTTGCCGCTCGACTACGCGGCTCATGCCGCGGCGCTGGCCGAGGAAATCGGAGAGATAGAAAAAGGCCTTGCCGGAGCGCTGAACCTGACGGAGCTGGCATGCTCGCTTGCGGCTATGCGGGAGGCTGCAGGAGCGCTCCGAGACCAAGCCGCAAGCAACATTTCCGATGCTGAAGCAGACCGGATCAATTCAGCAATTGTAGCGACGTCACGAGCAATGGTTCCGATGGACTATACAAGCGGTGATCGGTTTGAGCCTGACCCGGCGCTCACGCAGACGCCCTACCCTATCCTCGATCCGCTCCGTCGTCTTGCCGCCGCGGCAAGCGATTCGGGCGAAACTAGGTTCTTCGCGGTTTCGGCAAAACGCGGCCTGAACCGCCTCGTTCACGCGCTCAACCAGGCTACAACTGCGCTCCGGCGCTAG
- a CDS encoding chorismate-binding protein, translating into MIHSFITLSGLVVTRGEETIAAPTGLDMLIDSLGTRQGMLLRCNFTFPGRYRPHWLGFVDPPLRLSLRADHLSCRALNERGSVLLPAIAAAFAQGGIADLETGSGAVKGRLATGETLFETLRSLVAGLSSDDPHLGLFGPFGFDLAFHTLGLERRGRPQDDHEAMVLYLPDRIVVADHPETGQAKVVTYDFALEARSTEGMPRTGSASPLRSQAATAATQELPYADMVRRAVEACRSGELFEVVLAQTFRRELAAGPDALFRLLDRINPSPYEFLANLGTEALVGASPEMFVRVEGRRVESCPISGTIQRGDDAVADAERALELLNSSKAAAELTMCTDIDRDDKAGLCEPGSIRLLGRRQIETYSHLLHTVDHVEGQLRLDRDAIDAFRAHVWAVTLTGAPRQEAIAFIDANEAAPRRWYGGAIGRLGFDGRLDTGIVLRSMRLAGGTAEITVGATILHSSDPIDEERETVTKAGALLRTLDLASTQTVQPAPPPRSAARADVVARIPVTILGGAPFAQILEALLRSAGADVALQPLAAGLRRPESDRAYIVSPDLSDAALVTAREVLANLLAAGRPVLALGHGMVALAQLFGAKAEPANTPRHGERVLARPSVGPSWLLPNRAESLVVGCYHRCVVLSSQVPAALHAIARDDADEVLALEHGTLPVGGLLFRPESLLTRHPEGPVHAFLQRAEDALLKAH; encoded by the coding sequence GTGATTCACAGCTTCATCACGCTATCCGGGCTCGTTGTGACGCGGGGCGAGGAAACGATCGCCGCGCCGACGGGGCTCGATATGCTGATCGACAGCCTCGGGACGCGGCAAGGTATGCTGCTGCGCTGTAATTTTACATTTCCCGGCCGCTACCGGCCGCACTGGCTCGGATTTGTCGATCCGCCGCTCAGACTCTCGCTACGGGCGGATCACCTGTCTTGCCGGGCGTTAAACGAGCGTGGCAGCGTTCTCCTGCCGGCCATCGCCGCCGCTTTCGCGCAGGGCGGCATCGCCGATCTGGAAACGGGTTCGGGTGCGGTCAAGGGGCGCCTTGCGACGGGCGAGACCCTGTTCGAAACCCTGCGGAGCCTTGTCGCAGGGCTCAGCTCTGACGATCCACATCTCGGTCTCTTCGGCCCCTTCGGTTTCGATCTGGCGTTTCATACGCTGGGGCTGGAGCGACGCGGCCGGCCGCAGGACGATCACGAAGCCATGGTCCTCTACCTGCCGGACCGGATTGTCGTCGCCGATCATCCTGAAACCGGACAGGCCAAGGTTGTCACCTATGACTTTGCCCTCGAAGCGCGCTCGACCGAAGGCATGCCGCGCACAGGAAGCGCCTCTCCCCTGCGAAGCCAGGCGGCAACCGCCGCGACGCAGGAACTGCCCTATGCCGATATGGTGCGCCGGGCAGTCGAGGCCTGCCGCTCCGGGGAATTGTTCGAGGTGGTTCTCGCGCAAACCTTCAGGCGCGAGCTCGCGGCGGGGCCCGATGCGCTCTTCCGCCTGCTCGATCGTATCAACCCGAGCCCCTATGAGTTCCTCGCCAATCTCGGGACGGAAGCGCTGGTGGGCGCCTCGCCGGAAATGTTCGTGCGGGTCGAAGGCCGCCGGGTCGAAAGCTGCCCAATCTCCGGAACGATCCAGCGTGGAGACGATGCCGTAGCGGATGCCGAACGGGCGCTAGAACTCCTGAATTCATCCAAGGCGGCAGCCGAGCTCACGATGTGCACGGATATCGATCGCGACGACAAGGCGGGGCTGTGCGAACCCGGCTCGATCCGCCTTCTCGGGCGCCGCCAGATCGAGACCTATTCGCATCTCCTGCACACGGTCGATCACGTCGAGGGTCAGCTGCGTCTCGATCGCGATGCAATCGACGCTTTTCGCGCTCATGTATGGGCGGTGACGCTAACCGGCGCTCCCCGCCAGGAGGCGATCGCCTTCATCGACGCCAATGAAGCGGCCCCGCGGCGCTGGTATGGCGGCGCCATCGGGCGCCTCGGATTCGACGGCCGATTGGACACCGGCATCGTTCTGCGCTCAATGCGGCTCGCCGGCGGGACGGCGGAAATCACGGTCGGCGCGACGATCTTGCATTCGTCCGACCCGATCGACGAGGAGCGGGAGACCGTGACGAAAGCCGGTGCGCTCCTGCGCACGCTCGACCTTGCGTCGACGCAGACAGTCCAACCCGCCCCGCCGCCGCGAAGCGCCGCTCGCGCGGATGTAGTCGCCAGGATCCCGGTCACGATCCTGGGTGGTGCGCCATTCGCGCAGATCTTGGAAGCCCTCCTGAGATCTGCGGGGGCCGACGTCGCCCTGCAGCCCCTGGCAGCAGGCCTGCGGCGGCCGGAGAGCGATCGAGCCTATATCGTCTCCCCGGACCTGTCGGATGCGGCGCTCGTCACCGCGCGCGAGGTCCTCGCCAACCTTCTCGCGGCAGGGCGCCCGGTGCTGGCGCTGGGGCATGGTATGGTGGCTCTTGCACAACTGTTCGGTGCGAAGGCCGAGCCGGCGAACACGCCTCGCCATGGCGAGCGGGTTTTGGCGCGGCCTTCGGTTGGCCCTTCATGGCTGTTACCGAACCGCGCCGAGTCTCTTGTCGTCGGCTGCTACCACCGCTGCGTTGTCCTTTCGAGCCAGGTTCCTGCTGCTTTGCATGCAATCGCGCGGGACGATGCGGACGAAGTGCTGGCGCTCGAACATGGAACGCTGCCGGTCGGCGGCCTGCTGTTCCGGCCGGAATCCCTGCTAACCCGCCATCCGGAGGGGCCTGTTCATGCATTTCTTCAGCGTGCCGAAGACGCATTGCTGAAAGCGCATTGA
- a CDS encoding IclR family transcriptional regulator, producing MDVNSQVKSAVRVLDCLEVLSTADAGLSLGEIARLLDAPKSSTLMLLRTLVDRAYVMRDAYDRYLVNPALRQHDLGWIGGPLALMVRLALPVMGELTRCLQETSHLSALTSDNRVRMLTKVVSPREIRYDADLGQLRVAHRTASGRVLLAHSPAGAVSHYLQLHRDVDKSTFLADLETVRAEGIALNIDQWAAGATGISAPVFSPSGAIAGALTVGAVTVRFLADRDEIIGALKSAAAEVTGRLAAAHAPLRRDGNQAAADAKQRQSNREKRDA from the coding sequence ATGGATGTGAACTCGCAAGTGAAATCGGCCGTTCGCGTCCTGGACTGTCTCGAGGTCCTATCGACGGCTGATGCTGGCTTGTCGTTGGGCGAGATCGCGAGATTGCTCGATGCGCCGAAGAGCAGCACGTTGATGCTGCTGAGGACGCTGGTTGATCGTGCCTACGTAATGCGCGACGCCTATGATCGATATCTCGTCAACCCGGCCTTGCGGCAGCATGATCTTGGCTGGATTGGCGGGCCGCTCGCACTTATGGTGCGGCTCGCATTGCCGGTGATGGGCGAGTTGACGCGCTGCTTGCAGGAAACCTCGCATTTATCCGCATTGACGAGCGACAACCGCGTTCGGATGCTGACCAAGGTCGTCTCGCCGCGCGAGATCCGCTACGATGCCGATCTTGGCCAGCTTCGCGTTGCACATCGCACCGCAAGTGGCCGTGTACTGCTCGCACATTCGCCGGCGGGCGCCGTTAGCCACTATCTTCAGTTACATAGGGATGTCGATAAATCCACGTTTCTTGCTGACCTTGAAACGGTTCGCGCCGAGGGTATCGCGCTCAACATTGATCAATGGGCAGCAGGAGCGACCGGAATTTCAGCTCCCGTGTTCAGCCCTTCTGGCGCGATCGCCGGGGCGCTTACTGTCGGAGCTGTGACGGTGCGTTTCCTAGCCGACCGTGACGAGATCATCGGCGCGCTCAAATCCGCCGCCGCCGAAGTTACCGGGAGGCTTGCGGCGGCCCATGCGCCTTTGCGGCGCGACGGCAATCAAGCCGCCGCAGACGCCAAACAACGACAAAGCAACAGGGAGAAGAGAGATGCTTGA
- a CDS encoding ABC transporter permease: MTMTLASGKARRFWKTMTGRSSSGPTISLVWSLPAVFFMLAFFLFPLADNMIRSVGADGGWSFAPYKRLFFDPYYLEVLGVTLGFSFAVTLACLLVGYPVAYFMVRHAGRLYGLCIFFLVAPLLTSIIMRTFGWRVLLARQGFANAFMMEFGLIERPLNLLNGPVIALLATVQVLVPFMVLAITSSLQGVDRRLEESARLLGAGRASTFFRITAPLTLDGIGTGFILVFMLANGSFVTLLLLGGGSLQTFPLLIYQQINSTRDFVLAGAMSNVLLMSAVICLVIQARLLRRRGTKP, encoded by the coding sequence ATGACGATGACTCTGGCGTCGGGCAAAGCCCGACGCTTCTGGAAAACCATGACCGGCCGTTCGTCGAGCGGGCCGACTATCTCGCTCGTCTGGTCTCTACCGGCCGTATTCTTCATGCTGGCCTTCTTCCTGTTCCCGCTCGCGGACAACATGATCCGCAGCGTGGGTGCCGACGGGGGATGGTCGTTCGCGCCGTACAAGCGTCTGTTTTTTGATCCCTATTATCTTGAAGTTCTTGGCGTCACTCTCGGCTTTAGCTTCGCCGTGACGCTCGCCTGCCTGCTGGTCGGCTATCCCGTCGCCTATTTCATGGTGCGGCACGCCGGGCGGCTCTATGGCCTGTGCATCTTCTTCCTCGTGGCGCCGCTGCTCACCTCCATCATCATGCGAACCTTCGGCTGGCGCGTCCTGCTGGCGCGGCAGGGCTTTGCCAATGCGTTCATGATGGAATTCGGCCTGATCGAGCGCCCCCTCAATCTGCTCAATGGCCCCGTAATCGCGCTATTGGCGACGGTTCAGGTGCTGGTTCCGTTCATGGTTCTCGCCATTACCTCGTCGCTGCAAGGTGTCGACCGCCGGCTTGAAGAATCGGCGCGCCTGCTCGGTGCTGGGCGTGCATCGACGTTCTTCCGGATTACCGCTCCCCTCACGCTGGATGGAATCGGCACCGGCTTCATCCTCGTGTTCATGTTGGCCAACGGCAGTTTCGTTACACTGCTGTTGCTCGGTGGCGGCAGCCTGCAGACCTTTCCGCTGCTCATCTATCAGCAAATCAATTCGACGCGTGATTTCGTCCTCGCTGGGGCGATGAGCAACGTCCTGCTCATGTCTGCAGTGATCTGCCTCGTCATTCAGGCGCGCCTTCTTCGGCGACGCGGAACGAAGCCATGA
- a CDS encoding oligopeptide/dipeptide ABC transporter ATP-binding protein: MYLGRIVEIGRTADVLHGPRHPYPRSLLAAAPRIGGPRVTKNFILQGEPANPPNVPFGCRFRTRCTLTIQVCAETETQVEFEHHHGVACLCWREQTA, from the coding sequence ATGTATCTCGGCCGCATCGTCGAGATCGGCAGGACGGCTGACGTCCTCCACGGCCCGCGCCACCCTTATCCGCGTTCGCTTCTGGCGGCAGCGCCGCGCATCGGCGGACCGCGTGTGACAAAGAACTTCATCCTCCAGGGCGAGCCGGCCAATCCCCCCAATGTCCCCTTCGGCTGCCGCTTCCGCACCCGCTGTACCCTCACAATTCAGGTCTGTGCCGAGACCGAGACCCAGGTTGAGTTCGAACATCATCACGGCGTCGCCTGTCTCTGTTGGCGCGAGCAAACTGCGTGA
- a CDS encoding extracellular solute-binding protein — MLDLNRRKLIRGLGAGAVGLATGGLRIGGAHAQSQAITVTAFGGIWEQTIRDVMVPDFTKRTGVRANVLIGGPQQWMAQIEANRAKPPIDVLMNTVDLALIAGKTGLVEPMAKDKVPNLADVPARFLDVVEGNGVLFTYGAWGLAYHERVKQPPKSFKEFVEGTIKGRWRASLPSAAYTGTPQILIWSLADALGGSVDNVTPAFEAIKQMKANSVFWTGISDPLTQLESGEADVAVYVDGRAWAHFDAGAKWIRYVNPTEGGVMQPSIAQKVKNGSDAAWEYINSLLSPGPQAEVAKRMNFGVSNSKVDYPEPLGSRITPWQETRWPPFEKTGIAQREWLDRWNREIRA; from the coding sequence ATGCTTGACCTCAACCGTCGCAAATTGATCCGGGGACTCGGCGCGGGAGCCGTGGGCCTCGCCACCGGCGGGCTGCGCATTGGCGGCGCTCATGCGCAGTCGCAAGCGATCACGGTGACCGCCTTCGGGGGAATCTGGGAGCAGACCATCCGCGACGTCATGGTTCCCGACTTCACCAAGCGGACCGGGGTCCGCGCGAACGTCCTCATCGGCGGCCCGCAGCAATGGATGGCTCAAATTGAGGCCAATCGAGCTAAGCCGCCGATCGACGTGTTGATGAACACTGTCGATCTCGCCCTGATCGCCGGGAAGACCGGCCTCGTCGAGCCGATGGCAAAGGACAAGGTCCCCAACCTCGCTGACGTACCGGCCCGTTTCCTTGATGTGGTCGAAGGGAACGGCGTCCTTTTCACTTACGGGGCGTGGGGCCTTGCCTACCACGAGCGCGTGAAGCAGCCGCCCAAGAGCTTTAAGGAGTTCGTCGAGGGGACCATCAAGGGCCGCTGGCGTGCTTCGCTTCCCAGTGCCGCCTACACGGGCACGCCACAGATTCTCATCTGGTCCCTGGCAGACGCGCTTGGAGGAAGCGTCGACAATGTCACGCCGGCCTTCGAGGCAATTAAGCAGATGAAGGCCAATAGCGTCTTCTGGACTGGCATATCCGATCCGTTGACTCAGCTCGAATCCGGCGAGGCTGATGTGGCCGTCTACGTCGATGGCCGGGCCTGGGCACATTTCGATGCTGGCGCCAAATGGATTCGATACGTCAATCCGACCGAGGGCGGGGTCATGCAGCCGTCGATCGCCCAGAAGGTGAAAAACGGCTCTGATGCGGCGTGGGAATACATCAATTCGCTGCTCTCGCCGGGCCCCCAGGCCGAGGTTGCCAAGCGTATGAATTTTGGCGTCAGCAATTCGAAGGTGGACTATCCCGAGCCGCTGGGCTCGCGCATCACGCCCTGGCAGGAAACCCGCTGGCCTCCGTTCGAGAAGACGGGAATCGCGCAACGTGAATGGCTGGATCGCTGGAATCGCGAAATCCGCGCGTAG
- a CDS encoding MFS transporter: protein MTALVTMVAVQMATAFLSRIPPTLAPALAAERGWSDAVVGYLASMNTLGSILFLALGAPFLRRLGSVRSLQSGLILGVVGLTLLLPPFSAMAAMASLLIGVGYGPSSPAGNDVLHRTASPQRRAMIFSIKQAGVPLGGIIAGLVLPPIVASFGWRVSLLVSGLFVLAIILAVQPMRAGLDASRNRDQALTMRALFAPANILSSLSAVTASPSLFRLAAAGACLAIGQGIWFAYLMTFAVSVLGYDLKAAGAAFAIMQATSVLGRILLGWVADRYGSPRRLLGLIGLASGLTSLALAFVGPSWAFPTFCALAAVAGISISSWNGVQLSEVARACPSHLVREASAGATLIIFLGYVVAPAAFALLLSLTGRFDIGFLVCACSGVLCFAIMQGPKHKSG from the coding sequence GTGACGGCACTGGTCACGATGGTCGCTGTGCAGATGGCAACCGCCTTCCTCTCGCGCATTCCGCCCACACTGGCGCCGGCGCTTGCCGCCGAGCGTGGTTGGTCGGACGCGGTGGTCGGTTACCTCGCCAGCATGAATACGCTCGGGTCGATCTTGTTTCTTGCACTCGGCGCACCGTTCCTGCGCCGGCTTGGCTCCGTAAGATCACTGCAGTCAGGTCTAATCCTCGGGGTCGTTGGGTTGACGCTGCTGCTGCCGCCCTTCTCCGCAATGGCTGCAATGGCTTCTCTCCTAATCGGGGTTGGCTACGGCCCATCCTCCCCGGCCGGAAACGATGTTCTTCACAGAACGGCCTCTCCGCAGCGACGAGCTATGATCTTCTCGATCAAGCAGGCAGGGGTGCCCTTGGGCGGCATCATCGCTGGGCTAGTCTTACCCCCGATCGTCGCCAGCTTCGGCTGGCGGGTTTCGCTGCTTGTGTCCGGACTATTCGTTTTGGCGATTATCTTGGCCGTGCAGCCGATGCGTGCAGGTCTAGATGCCAGCCGGAATCGTGACCAGGCCTTGACGATGCGCGCACTCTTCGCGCCCGCCAACATCCTCTCGTCACTATCGGCCGTCACAGCGTCGCCCTCGCTCTTCCGCCTCGCAGCAGCGGGCGCGTGCCTCGCGATCGGCCAAGGGATCTGGTTTGCCTATCTGATGACCTTTGCGGTTTCCGTCCTCGGCTACGATCTCAAAGCCGCCGGCGCTGCCTTCGCGATCATGCAAGCCACGAGTGTCCTGGGCCGGATTCTTCTCGGCTGGGTCGCCGACCGATACGGCTCACCGCGGCGGCTTCTGGGCCTGATCGGTCTCGCGTCCGGGCTGACGTCGCTCGCCCTGGCCTTCGTCGGGCCAAGCTGGGCATTTCCTACTTTCTGTGCGTTAGCCGCGGTCGCCGGCATCAGCATATCCAGTTGGAACGGTGTTCAGCTCTCGGAGGTGGCCCGTGCCTGCCCATCCCATCTGGTGCGGGAGGCATCCGCAGGAGCTACCCTGATCATCTTTCTCGGTTATGTCGTCGCGCCGGCAGCGTTTGCCCTGCTGTTGTCGCTGACAGGGCGTTTCGACATTGGATTTCTGGTCTGCGCCTGCTCGGGGGTCCTGTGCTTCGCGATCATGCAAGGCCCAAAGCACAAATCGGGTTAA